A single region of the Halonatronomonas betaini genome encodes:
- a CDS encoding carboxypeptidase-like regulatory domain-containing protein: VDEDKTVTVNMVTEAYDVTFEVVDGDNNPIDGAEVELGPLPSQTTDADGETVFEDVPAQEWGYTVTAAGFDDATGTVDVDEDKTVTVNMVTEAYDVTFEVVDGDGNPITGAEVELGPLPSQTTDADGETVFEDVPAQEWGYTVTAAGFDDATGTVDVDEDKTVTVNMVEEGKVVPIIDKSDVFVSPGNDTITFNVRDTSGNRVEGLDDKDEWKVELTVDGNSSIVWVLYAEDSVSGYPLQGGLDFQIRVEDIPKGTALRQVKVTYMGYDEDVIVVDGMSLDE, from the coding sequence GTAGACGAAGATAAGACTGTAACAGTTAATATGGTAACCGAAGCCTATGACGTTACTTTTGAAGTAGTTGATGGAGATAATAATCCAATAGATGGAGCAGAAGTAGAGCTTGGGCCATTACCTTCACAGACTACAGACGCTGATGGCGAGACTGTATTTGAAGATGTACCTGCTCAGGAGTGGGGCTATACAGTAACAGCTGCTGGTTTTGATGATGCTACTGGAACAGTTGATGTAGACGAAGATAAGACTGTAACAGTTAATATGGTAACCGAAGCCTATGACGTTACTTTTGAAGTAGTTGATGGAGATGGTAATCCAATAACAGGAGCAGAAGTAGAGCTTGGGCCATTACCTTCACAGACTACAGACGCTGATGGCGAGACTGTATTTGAAGATGTACCTGCTCAGGAGTGGGGCTATACAGTAACGGCTGCTGGTTTTGATGATGCTACTGGAACAGTTGATGTAGATGAAGATAAGACTGTAACAGTTAATATGGTAGAAGAAGGTAAAGTTGTTCCTATAATTGATAAAAGTGATGTGTTTGTTTCACCAGGCAATGACACAATTACCTTTAATGTTAGGGATACTTCTGGTAATAGAGTTGAGGGATTAGATGATAAAGATGAATGGAAAGTTGAATTAACTGTAGATGGAAATAGTAGTATAGTTTGGGTTTTATATGCAGAGGATTCAGTGAGTGGTTATCCACTACAGGGAGGACTTGATTTCCAAATTAGAGTAGAAGATATTCCAAAAGGTACTGCTTTAAGACAAGTCAAAGTTACGTATATGGGATATGATGAAGATGTAATTGTTGTGGATGGAATGTCATTAGATGAATAA
- a CDS encoding tocopherol cyclase family protein — MGFIFNLKRVLKPEVFHGHKKEKDFFEGWYFKIVDKDGENIFAFIPAVFLSEDESKSHSFIQVLDGIKMEPYYHRYGVKEFVADGDIFELELAGSYFSRDRISLDIDGEGQRIKGELSFSGHKPWPVSLTAPGAMGWYAYIPLMECYHGVLSFDHEIEGKLVIDGREIDFTGGRGYLEKDWGKSFPKAWLWMQSNHFEMSGTSLMASIALIPWLRGHFRGFIIGFYHQDKLYRFTSYNRAKIDCFTIDDGDNILLELVNKNYRLSIQTRADAGTGLLYGPYKNEMIGNVKESLTAEIKVELVDKGPEKVIFAGTGRNAGMELTNQKMIVD, encoded by the coding sequence GTGGGCTTTATATTTAATCTGAAAAGAGTGTTAAAGCCGGAGGTTTTTCATGGTCATAAAAAGGAGAAGGATTTCTTTGAGGGCTGGTATTTCAAGATAGTTGATAAAGATGGGGAGAATATTTTTGCGTTTATTCCAGCGGTTTTTCTCAGTGAAGATGAGAGCAAGAGTCATTCATTTATTCAGGTTCTGGATGGGATTAAAATGGAGCCTTATTACCATCGCTATGGGGTTAAGGAGTTTGTGGCTGATGGAGATATTTTTGAGCTGGAACTTGCTGGCAGTTATTTTTCTAGAGATAGGATAAGCCTGGATATTGATGGTGAAGGGCAGCGGATTAAGGGAGAACTCAGTTTTTCAGGGCATAAGCCCTGGCCGGTATCGCTAACTGCTCCAGGTGCGATGGGCTGGTATGCTTATATTCCGCTGATGGAATGTTATCACGGGGTTTTGAGCTTTGATCATGAGATTGAGGGCAAACTGGTTATTGATGGGAGAGAGATTGATTTTACTGGGGGCAGGGGTTATCTGGAAAAGGATTGGGGTAAATCTTTTCCTAAGGCCTGGCTCTGGATGCAGTCGAATCATTTTGAGATGAGTGGTACATCTTTGATGGCTTCAATTGCTCTTATTCCATGGTTGAGAGGTCATTTTCGGGGCTTCATTATTGGGTTTTATCATCAGGATAAGCTCTATCGTTTTACTAGCTATAATCGGGCTAAAATAGACTGCTTTACAATTGATGATGGTGATAATATTCTGCTGGAGCTGGTTAATAAGAATTACAGGCTGAGTATTCAGACCAGGGCTGATGCCGGGACTGGGCTTTTATATGGGCCTTATAAGAATGAGATGATCGGGAATGTTAAGGAGAGTCTGACTGCTGAAATAAAGGTTGAGTTGGTTGATAAGGGGCCAGAGAAGGTGATTTTTGCTGGTACTGGGAGAAATGCTGGAATGGAGCTGACCAATCAGAAGATGATTGTTGATTAA